The following coding sequences lie in one Mycoplasma crocodyli MP145 genomic window:
- the dnaN gene encoding DNA polymerase III subunit beta, whose translation MKFTIKKNILEQVVEFLGTYINVADTFLAFRYINLEVTNEKLIFTAASSTMSARKILNVDEVNIKVEEEGFALLNCKVVKNIIKNLSNNVSISKRGNIINISEGNTKYNLNTISDRYPTIEFGNVENKFQMNKNDFEEGIKNVAFAVGDPKNNSAISKAINMYANNNELRFCGTDSFRLSTYTVKISKNISFDISVDARNMKNMIIKDNNVKRINVFYTLNRFGIETEDTIIQSSLVDLAYHDIKRIFPTDITRNIVIQKNVLMDIINKTIFDSDNTGAKIELNFTSNLLTATYEEAEVGHSQASTDDFKLIGDPIELTFNSKHLREAIGVVEGELNIGINFLESIVLLLSENCPNNKQLITTIRRL comes from the coding sequence ATGAAATTCACAATCAAAAAAAATATATTAGAACAAGTAGTTGAGTTTTTAGGAACTTATATAAATGTAGCTGACACATTTTTAGCTTTTAGATATATAAATCTTGAAGTAACTAACGAAAAATTGATTTTTACTGCTGCTTCATCTACAATGTCTGCAAGAAAGATTTTAAATGTTGATGAGGTAAATATAAAAGTTGAAGAAGAGGGTTTTGCATTACTTAATTGCAAAGTAGTTAAAAACATAATTAAAAATTTAAGCAACAATGTAAGTATAAGTAAAAGAGGTAATATCATCAATATCAGTGAGGGTAATACTAAATATAATTTAAACACTATAAGTGATAGATATCCAACAATTGAATTTGGAAATGTTGAAAACAAGTTTCAAATGAATAAAAATGATTTTGAAGAAGGTATCAAAAACGTTGCTTTTGCTGTAGGAGATCCAAAAAATAATTCTGCTATATCAAAAGCAATAAATATGTATGCAAATAATAATGAATTAAGATTCTGTGGAACAGATTCATTTAGATTATCGACATATACTGTTAAAATTTCTAAAAATATTTCTTTTGATATTTCAGTTGATGCTAGAAATATGAAAAACATGATCATTAAGGATAATAATGTAAAAAGAATTAATGTGTTTTATACATTGAATAGATTTGGTATAGAAACAGAAGATACAATTATTCAATCTTCTTTAGTGGATTTAGCTTATCATGATATTAAAAGAATTTTTCCAACCGATATAACTAGAAATATAGTTATTCAAAAAAACGTTTTAATGGATATTATCAATAAAACAATATTTGATTCAGATAACACAGGTGCAAAAATTGAGTTAAATTTTACAAGTAATTTATTAACAGCTACCTATGAAGAAGCAGAAGTGGGTCATTCACAAGCTTCTACTGATGATTTCAAATTAATTGGTGATCCTATTGAATTAACTTTTAATTCAAAACACTTAAGAGAAGCTATTGGAGTAGTTGAAGGCGAATTAAATATAGGAATCAATTTTTTAGAAAGTATTGTTCTTTTACTTTCTGAAAATTGCCCAAACAATAAACAACTAATTACTACTATAAGAAGGTTATAA
- a CDS encoding RNA-binding S4 domain-containing protein, giving the protein MVIKIKGEFIKVGQFLKKINEVSTGGRTKEFLKYNTIQINGKTPEGRSSKIRPGDIVWVNDTLIKIEENKEEIKDN; this is encoded by the coding sequence ATGGTAATAAAAATAAAAGGCGAATTTATAAAAGTTGGTCAATTTTTAAAAAAGATAAATGAAGTTTCTACCGGTGGCAGAACCAAAGAATTTTTAAAATATAATACTATACAAATTAACGGTAAAACTCCAGAAGGAAGATCATCTAAAATTAGACCAGGTGACATTGTTTGAGTTAATGATACTCTTATAAAGATCGAAGAAAACAAAGAAGAAATTAAAGATAATTAA